In Rutidosis leptorrhynchoides isolate AG116_Rl617_1_P2 chromosome 6, CSIRO_AGI_Rlap_v1, whole genome shotgun sequence, the DNA window gtgaagaaagaggtcacattcgaagcaaccattaatgaggaaacatgggatgcagaagcaggactctccgttgaagctgacatggatgatcaagctcttgcagcaaccttaaagtcaaaaataaactacaaagatgattggatcattgattctgggtgctcaaatcatatgaccaatgatgagacgaagctgcaagaaatggaggattacaaaggaaagagagtcgtgttgacagccgacaattcaaggttgtctatttctcaaattggaaagacaataattccaaatgaaggcgactctcataagctccaactcgagaaggtgtatcttgtccctggcctaaagaagaatttactgtcagtaccacaattgacagcagaagggaactatgtgctctttggaccagaagatgtgtccgtattcaagagagtgaaggtggttggcaatccaattatgcaaggaagaagaatagagtcggtctatgtactatctgctgaaacagcatatgtggataagactcgaaagaatgagacggctgatctttggcatgaacgtcttggacaTGTGGGctacaataagttaaaggagatgatggtgaaacgcatagtaaatgggcttcctcaaattgatatccgaacagatacaatatgtgctggatgtcaatttggcaaagctcaccaattgccattcaaggattcagcgcatcagtccaagacaccactagagctcatacactcagacgtctttggcccagtgaaacaaacatcacttggaggaatgaagtatatggtgacattcattgatgacttctcaaggtatgtgtgggtttacttcatgaaggaaaagtcggagacttttcagaagtttaaagagttcaagaagaagatagaaagtgagctcaataataagattaggtgcttacgcacagataatggaggagaatatttatcgactgagttcaatatatatcttgagaagcacaagatcagaaggcaattaacttgccccaatactccacaacagaatggagtggcgaaacgcaagaatcgtcaccttgccgaaacttgtcgaagtatgcttcatggtaagaatgtaccaggcagattttgggccgaatgtatgaggacggcatcgtacgtgattaacagactcccacaaacaaagttgggatatatttcaccatatgaaagattatggaagatcaaaccaaccgtcaaccatctcaaagtttttggatgtgtatgctacgtcttcgtgccagatcatctacgaagcaaatttgagaagaaggcaattcggtgcatttttgtcggttatgatgaatcaagaaaaggatggagatgttgtgatccaaataccggaaagtgccatacttcaagaaatgtggtatttgatgaagcgtcttcatggtggtcacctcaaaagatagagcttccagaatctcatggattagaagaaggtccagaagaaaaagaagaacataaagagcacatatctgatccaattaaagaaggagatggatcgtactctaaggaaacgagtccatggaaaactggggtacatcaacctacatccgaagaggttcgcccaagccaaatggatgccgaggagcacgtgcaagaattacggagatcaacaaggtcgaggaaacctaatccgaggtatgccaatgctgctgatgtggatgaatcaatacctattgagccttccacttatgaagaagcagcacaaagtcaagaatggaagaaagcgatggaagaagaaattaatgcactaaaagaaaaccagacatggagtttagttccaaagccaaaagatgtaaaaccaatatcttgtaaatgggtttacaaggtgaagactcgatcagatggctccattgaaaggtataaagctcgacttgttgctagaggtttttctcaacaatatgggctggattatgaagaaacgtttagtccagtggcaaagatcacaacaattcgagctctactagctttagctgctagcaaatcttggaagttatggcagatggatgtcaagaacgctttcttacatggagaacttgacaaagacatttatatggagcaaccaataggctttgagaacaagatccatcctgagcatgtctgcaaattaaagaaagcattatacggcttgaagcaggctccaagagcttggtacgggaagattggcgagttcttagtacaaagtggtttcacagttgctccttcagattctagtttatttgtgaaacaagatcaaggaaaactagccatagtgcttgtatatgtggatgacttaatcatcacgggagatcactatgaggagatccaaagaacaagagagaatctgtctatcagatttcatatgaaggagcttggagaactcaaactttttcttggactcgaaatagagcagaaaagagaaggattatttctgggacaacagaaatatgcgcgagatcttttacaaaagtacggaatgcttaattgcaaacctatctcaactccgatggatccgaatacaaaactacgagcagatgaaggaaaaagtcttcaagatgttaccatgtatcgaaagatggtcggaagtcttatttatctcacactaagccggccagacatatcttatgcagttggagtggttagtcgatacatgagcaatccgaagaagcctcaccttgatgttgtacgacgcatcttaaggtatgttaaaggcactattaactttggcattttgtacaagaaaacaaaagaatgtcacgtgactggatattgtgatgctgattacgctggagactatgatacacgacgatcaacaactggatacatgtttagtcttggatcgggagtaatatcatggtgcagcaagagacaaccaactgtatccttatcaagcaccgaagcagaatatcgatcaacagcatcagcaacacaagaaattacttggttgaagcagctaatggaagatcttcatcaatcaacagattatcaagtaaaacttttctgtgataatctatcagctattcgattagcagagaatccagtcttccatgcaagaacaaaacacatagaagtgcactatcactatgtacgcgagaaggtccttgaaggggagatcaagatggtgccaataaagacagatgaacaagttgcagatatattcaccaagagcctaagtaaaccaaagtttgaaaaattcagagaagcacttggaatggtctgcaagacatcgttggaagaaaatttgcattgagggggagtgttaaaatacaatgcaaatttagaataatatggaattagttaatgtatatgggtaaaatatctagatattaatatgtatatgaaaaatatctagatattaaaatgtaaggaaaaatctagatatttatgtgtgtaagaaatatctagatatatttatatgtataaaaatatctacatatttatatatatccatggaaatatctagtttctagaaacttccatggagtagtataaatataggtgggtgtttcatttgtgtaaggtgtgaagttgtgagagtgaaataagaattgtgaagaagagaagaagagtgtgagttagcgaaagtagagaagataaagcttgtaagtaatattgtaattgtaatttaatataagtgtttttgttaagtttcccgatcaagccttagtttgtgtttaagttcttagtgcacttttgttgttcttattatatggtcggctctgccgcctaagtaatacatggtcggttataccgcctaaagatatatggtcgacactgtcgcctaagtatattgtgcactaaggatttataaaattaaaggctaaccaacgtcaaagtgttggtgtagtgagtctagtatagtctagatcctctatagtgggtgtgttgggctcgtcgaagcttccaacaactcTAACTGTCTCCACTGGTTATTCTTCCATAAATATTCCAAACTGCTCAGATCTTCTAAGACCACTTCTCTTAGTTTTGGAAGTTTCACAACAGTTGTTTgtgattcgttgttaaattcactaTCTGTCACTTCATATTCTACCTCGAGAATCTTTTCTGCCTGTTCACACCTCTTTACTTGAATCTTTTCGAGATTTTGCAGTTGTAGCAACTGGTTGAATGCAACAATCACTTCGCTTCTTGAGTTTTCCACATTTATTTCTTTAATATCCTGTAAAGGAATTGCAGGGCAGGAGCTTGTACTGCCAAAACTTGGGGATGGAGTCTGCGCatccatcaaaaaaaaaaaaaaaaaaaaaaattgatttactCAATATTTTAACTAATAACCAGGTCTTCAAAAATATTTTTTATTGGGTATCCAAACTTCtatctaataatgataaaaaaaaaattcctatGCATTGGACCTCGTTTGAGgaggtacaatatatatatatacataacaattaactttatatatttatttaaggtAATGATTAAGTTACCTAAATTAATTTTCATAATTAACCTTTGATTGGGCAAATAAACAATTTCATAATTACATTACATTTGGTGATAGAGGGAAGTTCCTCTAAGCTTATATGCAAATATAATTTTCATTTAACTTCCTATGTTGGACACCCAAACCGGTTATCTTCAACACATAATGCATATACTAAATAAACATGTACCTGATGAGGTGAAGGGGCCGCCTTATAGAAGTTATACCATTCAGGACTAGATTTGCCAAAGATTGGATGTTCGATGTAGTTGAGCCTCGGAGCTATTGACTTACTACATGTGAAAGCCGTCATTTTGGGGCATCGTTCAATGTAAACATCATTCAGAAGTGGCCATTGGAATTCTTTTATCCCTATGAAGAAACCTTCAAGGTTTGATAGAGAGATCAGTTCAATTACTTCCACACGTGGAAACACCACAACCTTATCAGGTGCTATAGGAGTTTGGTCtcttttttcttcttcatcttcttccctCACAATCACTTTCATCGCCTTGCAGTCTCTTATTCTAATCTCTTTGAGTTTGTTAAGGCTTTCAAGCGTAGAATTTGTGAATATATATTCCAAACTATCACATTTAATGATATGCATCGTTTTTAGGTTTGACAGTTTATGAGCGGTAATGTTTCCATGTCTCGGAATTGGACTAGAAGTATAAGTAGCACCACTTCTTTCATTAGCGATAATAATATGAAACCCATTGTCGTTCTCTACTGTAGTTGCAAATACCTCCTTCATTGACTTGCAGTATTGTATCATCATCACTTCAACCTTTATCCTTTGCCCTCTTGTATAAGATGGAATCACACTTGACAAAGAATGACATTCCTCTATATGTATCTCTCGAGAGTATAGGCATAAGGACCAGTAAATGAAACCCACTTGAGGAACCTGTAACTAAGAATgctacttatattaattttgttacCCATGCAAAAAAGATAATTAATTCAGGTTGTGGTTATATCAAATAATAACACGCTTGCAAACAAAAGTAATAACTATTAAAAAATACATAGTGGTCGGTGAATTTGATTTTACAATTGACTATTAACGAGCTGTGGAGAGCTCGCGCGTTACTGCGGAAAATGTTTTCGCTTCACACATCAATGATTGGTAGTCTTTTTTCCAATGTCCAATATTCCTATCTTGGTTGTACTAAATAAATTATTCTGAGCCGTTCTAAATATATAGTTCAGTATTATTTATTGAGATGTACcaaattaattattataaatagtTAGCATATAATTTGTAGTcaaaaatattactccgtattaagtaAAAAAATAGTGACTTAAATAATtttaaaaagtaataataatgaggaGAAAAGTATAAATGTGAGCTGaaataaatgaaaattttaaagAATTGTTTTAGGTGATTTTTTGTTTGCTTATCAATTTTAAGATATCTTCTCTTTATTTAAAGCAAGAATAAAAGCATCCACTACATCCTGAAAACAAAAATCACATCACATCATGTTTTTAAAATATATTGTTAATACATCAAATTCACATGATCAATGACTTTTGTGATTGAATCCTAGAGTGAGAAGTAGATCTGTGATGGTGATAATTCTAGAGAGTGAAAGTGTGAATGTACAAATGAACTCTAATTCTACAAAGACTCTTGAATATGGCTAGGGTCATCGATCCTAACAATGAGGGTGGGAGCGAATGCATAACCAATACCCCTATCCCATTTACAATTAAGTGATAGCAtcatatttattaaatttaaaatatttctttcacacacacacacacacacactaggttTTAGTCTGTATGATGCGCAGACTTTACAAAATATAAGTTAATGATTAGTTATTAAAGTTAAATTAATTAGTGTTTCATCTCCGTCTCTCCGAGTTTCTATTACTAAGTAGCACTTTTGCCATTCAATCATAAAATCGATTCCTGAAAAAGCTCTTGCGATACACGAACGTTACTATAAGGATACAAAAAACCTCAAACTGTATCAGCTAAAGAAATTAAAGTAAAAGAACACATACCTTGAGGTGATCATGAATGAAATTAGTTGTACCCTTAGCAACGCCACCACCAACATGCTTAAGATTTGGAAGTTTACGAAGACTGACTGAATCAAGATGAGGGAACAAAGTTGTGGTTGTGAGGTTATTAGTAGTAGATGTTGTGGTCATCTTttcattttcatcttcatcttcatcatctctgTTTGAAACTACTTCTTCCATACCATGGCACCTACTTATGTCGACTTCCTTTAGGTTGGAAAGCAACTTCGCCATGAGAGGTGAAAACAAGTACTTGATACTATAGCACTCGCCTAAATATATGGTTGTGATGTTATGGAATAAGAATTTTGGGTGTTGATTTTGACATATAAAATATTCATTCCAATAACACTTCCACACATGAGTCATCTGTTTCATATCACTAAAACTTAATTCGCAAGGTCCTTGATTGGGGCTATAAGTTGTTATCAAGTCTCTACTACTTTGACTCTTGATGTCAAACACCACGTCCACATTATAATTATAGAATGTAATGTCAGGAAGCTGATGGAAAGTGTGTAAGAGAGATGATGGGATTGCAATAATCTGCATAAAAGGATTTACCCAATACAAATAACTTAATAAGGATTTTAATTTTTACATTTTCTAATTTTGACTTTGATGTTTTTATCACATATATAAAACCAGTATATATAAAGCAGATTCTCATAATTATCGTATATTTCCAACAGTACTAGACTTATAATATTACACACGTCTGTGTGGTTTGTtcgtaattagttaattactagttGGGTCCCGAATGTGGATTGGTTTGCAGATATTACGTGGATCGTCCCCTGGTGTAACAACAAAACTGAAATTAATGTAACTTTTTCAGACTTAAAGATTAttttgagtaaatatatatattttttatttagttaGTGAATTCGTTTATACTACGACGCTTACAAAATCCAAaactaattaaatataataataattaattattaaataaatttgaagtttgaggaagaaaaaaaaaaaaaacatgaataGAAATTAAGTCTAACTCTCTCAGGAAAAGTTCGGTGATTTTAATTCGTTAGATAGAAAAGTGTAGTAATTTTAATTCGTTATATAAGATGGAAAGTTGTAATCATTTGTGGTCAAGATGAACAGTAGTTTCATTTGTTCCTTTTAAAGTATAGATAAATATAGACGAAAAATTAAACTAATGTAGAATGTATATAAAAAATGACAACCGTACCTCTTGGTTTTGGCCATCTGTTACGAATTCACTTCTTTCTTCCCAATCAGTGATTTCGAAGTATTTGAGTGCTCTCATATCAAAATCAACAGTAGCAGGTGTAAATATACTTCTAAACTTTTCACAGTAACTAATTCGTAATGCTTCAACGACTTGAAATTCACGGATGATGATACCAGAATTATCATCGTCTCCTTTTATCCTACACACCTCCCTTAAGTTATCTAGATCATAACCGAAGATACTTCTTAAGCTGCTACTCGTGCCACTAACATTGTCAATTTGACCAACACATGCCTGCAGGTCTATGTTGAATAACACTTCAATGGAACAACAGTGGCTAACTTCAAGAGTTTCTAATTGAGGCAGCAATCGCATTGGATTCCTTGGAAAAAGATTCACCATACTATCACAATAGCTAACTTTAATTTCTCTCAACGTGGAAATATTGTCAACTTCCTccaaactactactactactactactagtagTATCACACCATATCTCCGTCAAGTTCTCCATCCTAATAATTTCCAATCTCTCCAACTTCGGAATCAGAACCTACACAACAGTTAACCCTTGTTAATTTATGTGTAACTTTTAGTGTTAAAATCAATGctaatacaaatataataataattaaaattaatgtATCCACCTTGGTTGTCAAAGATTTTTCATTATTTTTGGAAAATATACAAGTCACATTTGGAAGGGAATTCAGACTCAACTCCAAAAGTCGTGGTAAATCCATGACTTCGTCACCAACACACAACCTATCAAAGTCCGGTAGTTTCTCCATTTCTAAAACCTTTAGCTCGGGAAATGTAATCGCCTTAGCTCCAATGTTCTCACCATTTACCAGAGATTCAAGAAAAGGACACTCTGATACTGTGAGGCTCTCAAGTTTTGTCAGACCTCTTACCACATTAACTGTGAAGATGCATGTCAAGTCAGCACACCTATAAAATTTAAGGACCTTTAAATTGTAAAAGGAATATTGAGAAGGATGCTTCGAAATATCTTTAAGTGAACTCATTCTGTCCACACTTAATTCAAGTTCCTCCGTTTTCTCAAACAACTCATCAATTTTGCAATCAAGAATCTCTTCCTTGCTAGCGACAAGTTTTAATGTATTTTTAGATGTGAATCCTCCCAATTGAACACCGATAGATATCCTAAACCTTTTAAGTTTTCTAAAGGACACATTCTTCGGCCGGAGAATATTTTCAAAGAATTCAACTTCTAATGCAATGAGTTTACTTGAAACCATCTTGAGCCCTTCACAACTATCTTCTGTGAACCTAATAGGTTTCCCTTTTAAAGCAATCATATAGAGCTCTGAGAGTTTTTCTAAACTTTGAAAGACGCCATCATCAACACAAAGGTCAACACATCTTGTCAAGTCGAGTAACTTAAGCTTTTTTAACTTCCCTATGGCAGATGGTAGATTAGAAATGCCACAAAAAGCTAAACTGAGTACTTCCAAGTTAATAAGGTCTCCAAGGAAAGATATATCACCTAACAATTTGCATGAATCAAGACATAGTGTTCGAAGGGTAGTTGAGTGTCGCGGAAGCAACGGTTTATCAACACCAGCGTACGCCACCACTTTAAGTTTCTCCATTCTTGTATAAAAATCTTCTGGAAACTTGGTTAGCTTCTCCCCGTCCATTAAGGTCAGGAGTTCAAGGTTCGGGTGATCAAAATATGCCGGAAACTCAACCATGCCCCTGCACTTCAATAATAATCTTTCATAAGAATCTTTACTAAGTTGATCTGAGATATCGTCATTGTTAACAAGCGAAGCTTGCTTAACATTTGAaaaattgcttaaaacaaaatcacgtacgagatcatgaatcttgACACATCCTCTGACATCACTTTCAGTCAACAAGTTAGAACGTATGAGATTATTAACACAAGCGTTCACCCGACGTCTTGCTTTTGATATATTGTTTGAATTCTTAAAAAGCGTCAACCCCCATCCATACCTTGTCAAGTCCTCTAAAGGAATATCATGGTCATCCGGGAACAAGCCACTAAGAAGAAACGTTGCTTTCTCATCATCATCTTTGAGATTGTTGTAGCTAATTTCAAAAATATTATCAAGGAGAAGAAAGCTTTTGTTTTGGAAACGATCAAGTACATCTTTCCATGTTTCCTTGTCTTTATTATCTCTAAGAGTAGTGGCAATGGTTTTTATGGCAATGGGCAAACCACCACATTTTCTTTCAATATCTTCTCCAATCCTAATGAGGTCTTGATCATTGTCAGAAACTATTCCTGCAATTTCCCAGAACATTTTTTTTGCCTCTGGTTCTTCTAAGGTAACAATTCTGAAAATACAACCAGGTTCGACACCTATTTGAGTACACACTCTTTCATCACGTGATGTGAGTAACAACTTGAAGCCTTTTGGCAAAGGAACCATTAACCCGATATCTTTGAGGTCCATCTCCTCCCAAAGATCATCTAATATAACCAATATCTTCTTGCTACCATCTTCAGATATCCCGTCAAAGTATTTACGAAGACGCTCAGCCctattatcttcatcattttcaGTTAGAGCTGATCCACCGATATTCTCTGCTACAGCTTCTTGTATCATTATTAGTTTTTTACTTTTTCCTATAACCACCTTCACAAACCAATCAAACATTTTCCTATCATCCGCAACTTTTTTCAGTTTTTCCATCATCGTGGTCTTCCCCACACCAGCCATCCCACACAACGCCATCATTTGGCACTTATTATTTGGCTCAAGTGCATTCAAGGCATCATCGAACATCAACTCTCTACTGGACTTGATAACATTTTGGGTATCAATATCATTAGCAACCGGTTCAGAGGTGGAAGGCCTTGTAGTGCGAACCCTACCAAGAGGCCTCTTTTCGTTACTCCATTTGATGTCAGCTTCTTTTTTCTTGAGACTCTCAATTTCCTTGAGTATATCAGATGCTCGCTTACCTGCTTTGTATCTCGCCTTCATGTTGAAGCATCCAATTCTACCGGTTGGAATGTTTCCCGCTTCTTCAGATAATTTTTCGACTTCTGTCAACCAAGCTGGCACATAATGAGGTACCACAAGATCGTTTGCGACATTCGTCTCTTTCTTCGTCTTCATATCAAGTGCCATGGCATCCAATTCATCCATATTCGTACGCATTTCATTAACATTTTTTGTGGAGGAAACCAGGTAGCCCACGTGTGGCTTAATGAAATCCATTATAAGTTGAACAACGGGTCCCACAACTAGATTTACGACATCCATTTTCCAATTCTGTTTCTGTGATTTTATACAAACAAAagagtaaataaatgtgtatactaaGAAAAAGAAATAGATGAAGTTGTGATGCGGTAaagcggttggtggtctgcctctGTTAGAGGAGGTCAAGAGTTCGACTCTCGTTGGTTACAAATTCAcccacaatttcatctctgccatgaaatttcacccatggcacctttcccacatcgcgttggggggtaatggggagggggttttaccgtccATGTCTCGTATGAGATTGATGCGGGTTTCCTCCTGAGCACGCAGTTGGGGCGGGTATAACTTGTAGGAGATGAAcgtgtgggtggttaagtccccctgggtgatcctaacagctgtccaataaaaaaagaaaaagaaatagatAGTGGTgtctgtatatatacatatatacgagaGAGATCAAGGGATAAATATTTTTTTGAGGATAAAGGATAAGTAAACTATTATTTTTATATCTTTAAAATTAAAGTTAGGAGAGTGTAGTCGGTTTTAAGGGATTGGTGTATATCattaatttgtgatatagtgtatttctctccgTGAGGGGCCGCGGTATTTTCTCCGGTCCACGTTAGATTCTTGTGctgtggattgttcttatttcaTTACTGTCTTTCATTGGTCATGTGTTGGAAATTATTGAGACCGTATTTCCCAACAACTgatatcagagcgtcaggtttggcgGGGGTCtcagttataggagtcggagtaagCTCCATGGTCTCAGCTTTGAATGAGGTTCCACATCAGAAACTACTTCTATTGATCGTATTGGATATATTTTTCTGTTTCGGAGTAAGTGGTGTCAAGAATTTATAGTGAACCTGGTTGCTGGAATTTCCAAACAGtcaccaattatattgggaccgaACGAATCATACCTctccactacatctgtcggccagttgaaacatgggcaaaattagaaaaagtACGAATACGATGTCAAAGtttagtccaatgaggtttgatgtagagaaatttgttAGGAGGATCAATTTTGACTTCTGACAAGTTTAAGTTAAGGATGTGctgattcagtccgggttacaaaaggcattgaaaggtaaatcCACATTTATTTCTAGTAGTGATTATAGGAGTAATTTAGATGAAGAAGAAcgagatgatatggatttgagggcggcaagtgcgattcgtttgtgtcttgcaaagaacgtgcttgcaaatgtatATGGGTTATCAATGgctaaggagctttgggttaagcTAGAGCGGTTGTACGTACTAGGGCGCATCTCAAATCGATTATGTCTAAAGGAACGATTTCATAcattgcgtatggatgggggtacaaatatttcagatcatctaagtattcttaatggtattgtttcggaactgaAAACTATTGTAGTTAAAGTGGTTGATGAAGacaaagctttgaggttgatattatattTATCATCATCCTATGAACATATGAAGCATATTCTAATGTAGGGGAAAGAAACGTtaaagtttgaagatgttactagcaagctcctatacgaggagaaaagactggaaggtaacgaggTCTTGTCACAGAAGCTACAATAGTtttgtgttcggataggcggaaGAAATACCCCAGGAAGAATCAGGTATGTTGGGGGTatgggaagactgggcatgtaagggttaattgtccaggtagaGATAATCCGGCAAATGACTCGAAagactaacattgtctccgtttttacggagagtgacgaattcctctgaagttatGTCATCC includes these proteins:
- the LOC139855237 gene encoding uncharacterized protein, with product MKEVFATTVENDNGFHIIIANERSGATYTSSPIPRHGNITAHKLSNLKTMHIIKCDSLEYIFTNSTLESLNKLKEIRIRDCKAMKVIVREEDEEEKRDQTPIAPDKVVVFPRVEVIELISLSNLEGFFIGIKEFQWPLLNDVYIERCPKMTAFTCSKSIAPRLNYIEHPIFGKSSPEWYNFYKAAPSPHQTPSPSFGSTSSCPAIPLQDIKEINVENSRSEVIVAFNQLLQLQNLEKIQVKRCEQAEKILEVEYEVTDSEFNNESQTTVVKLPKLREVVLEDLSSLEYLWKNNQWRHLMQLQELQVTHCRLLWQIVKEDDDSERKVLPCLKSLKLERLERLSGFCLWKKEFLLPSLSTLVIKQSPDLSVFTNGFVDAPQLKVIETDEGFIDIARQDINSFIITQQEEDKSDLGHSTKGESTDDESADDE
- the LOC139855238 gene encoding disease resistance protein At4g27190-like — its product is MDVVNLVVGPVVQLIMDFIKPHVGYLVSSTKNVNEMRTNMDELDAMALDMKTKKETNVANDLVVPHYVPAWLTEVEKLSEEAGNIPTGRIGCFNMKARYKAGKRASDILKEIESLKKKEADIKWSNEKRPLGRVRTTRPSTSEPVANDIDTQNVIKSSRELMFDDALNALEPNNKCQMMALCGMAGVGKTTMMEKLKKVADDRKMFDWFVKVVIGKSKKLIMIQEAVAENIGGSALTENDEDNRAERLRKYFDGISEDGSKKILVILDDLWEEMDLKDIGLMVPLPKGFKLLLTSRDERVCTQIGVEPGCIFRIVTLEEPEAKKMFWEIAGIVSDNDQDLIRIGEDIERKCGGLPIAIKTIATTLRDNKDKETWKDVLDRFQNKSFLLLDNIFEISYNNLKDDDEKATFLLSGLFPDDHDIPLEDLTRYGWGLTLFKNSNNISKARRRVNACVNNLIRSNLLTESDVRGCVKIHDLVRDFVLSNFSNVKQASLVNNDDISDQLSKDSYERLLLKCRGMVEFPAYFDHPNLELLTLMDGEKLTKFPEDFYTRMEKLKVVAYAGVDKPLLPRHSTTLRTLCLDSCKLLGDISFLGDLINLEVLSLAFCGISNLPSAIGKLKKLKLLDLTRCVDLCVDDGVFQSLEKLSELYMIALKGKPIRFTEDSCEGLKMVSSKLIALEVEFFENILRPKNVSFRKLKRFRISIGVQLGGFTSKNTLKLVASKEEILDCKIDELFEKTEELELSVDRMSSLKDISKHPSQYSFYNLKVLKFYRCADLTCIFTVNVVRGLTKLESLTVSECPFLESLVNGENIGAKAITFPELKVLEMEKLPDFDRLCVGDEVMDLPRLLELSLNSLPNVTCIFSKNNEKSLTTKVLIPKLERLEIIRMENLTEIWCDTTSSSSSSSLEEVDNISTLREIKVSYCDSMVNLFPRNPMRLLPQLETLEVSHCCSIEVLFNIDLQACVGQIDNVSGTSSSLRSIFGYDLDNLREVCRIKGDDDNSGIIIREFQVVEALRISYCEKFRSIFTPATVDFDMRALKYFEITDWEERSEFVTDGQNQEIIAIPSSLLHTFHQLPDITFYNYNVDVVFDIKSQSSRDLITTYSPNQGPCELSFSDMKQMTHVWKCYWNEYFICQNQHPKFLFHNITTIYLGECYSIKYLFSPLMAKLLSNLKEVDISRCHGMEEVVSNRDDEDEDENEKMTTTSTTNNLTTTTLFPHLDSVSLRKLPNLKHVGGGVAKGTTNFIHDHLKDVVDAFILALNKEKIS